A genomic segment from Bubalus kerabau isolate K-KA32 ecotype Philippines breed swamp buffalo chromosome 21, PCC_UOA_SB_1v2, whole genome shotgun sequence encodes:
- the ESCO1 gene encoding N-acetyltransferase ESCO1 isoform X2 translates to MVLPEDPKYALKKVDEIREMVDNDLGFQQAPLMCYSRTKTLLFISNDKKVVGCLIAEHIQWGYRVIEEKLPVIRSEEEKVRFERQKAWCCSTLPEPAICGISRIWVFSMMRRKKIASRMIECLRSNFIYGSYLSKEEIAFSDPTPDGKLFATQYCGTGQFLVYNFINGQNST, encoded by the exons ATGGTTCTTCCTGAAGATCCAAAGTATGCCCTGAAAAAG GTTGACGAGATTAGAGAGATGGTTGATAATGATTTAGGTTTCCAGCAGGCTCCACTCATGTGCTATTCCAGAACAAAAACACTTCTGTTTATTTCTAATGACAAAAAGGTAGTTGGTTGTCTAATTGCAGAACATATCCAGTGG GGCTACAGAGTTATAGAAGAAAAACTTCCAGTTATCAGGTCAGAAGAAGAAAAGGTCAGATTTGAAAGGCAAAAAGCCTGGTGCTGCTCAACATTACCAGAGCCTGCAATTTGTGGGATCAGCCGCATATGGGTGTTCAGCATGATGCGTCGGAAGAAGATCGCTTCTCGCATGATTGAATGCCTAAG gaGTAACTTTATATATGGCTCATACTTGAGTAAAGAGGAAATTGCTTTCTCAGACCCTACTCCTGATGGAAAACTGTTTGCAACCCAGTACTGTGGCACTGGTCAGTTTCTGGTGTATAATTTTATTAATGGACAAAATAGCACCTAA